Genomic segment of Dermacentor albipictus isolate Rhodes 1998 colony chromosome 5, USDA_Dalb.pri_finalv2, whole genome shotgun sequence:
cacattcgccgccaacaccactgctaattatcgtcaatcaaagaaAACAGCATGCGAAGCTTCGCTCACATCGATCccaacagtgcgtgggatccgcataatttttttccacTTCGACACTCCTATAATGCCAGCGCATATAAGGAAGCCATTATATCTATGTACTAGCGTTATGATAACGACTTCTCCCCTTCTAAACTGCCTTTCTTGAACGTTCTTTTGCACAACGGCGTCAGGTAGAAagtatcaatttttttttacactacTATTACTCTGAACGTTGCACAGCTTTTGAGCACATCAAGTTTGCTAAACCGTCTACGACAATAAATTTTCATCCTTTAAGTATTACACCACTGTACACAAGGGCTGAGAAATGTCAATATAGCTCATTTCCCCGAACCAGTGAAATCTGGAACCAGTTCCCCCTGACATTTTAAACGTGCCATTTAACGAGTTCATTGCTGTAATCGACGAGTGCTTACTTTGTACTTCTTAGGACAATGTATGGTCcctatttttttattgcattcaTGCAATTTACATTGTGTTCTTTATGTTTGATAATTTGTGTGccccactcctgcgataaccTTTCTAGGGTtgcagtattaataaataaataaataaataaataaataaataaataagaaaaatcaGAAGTCCTGATAGTGCATTCACTTCGGCTGCCTTAGGCAATCAACGCGTTCTGGTAATGGCGTCCTCAAAGGTGACCTACCGCGAAGTGTCCACTGCGGTTGCTGGCTTCTTCGACAGCGCTACGCCCGACTACGGCTGCAGCGTACGTCTTACCCTTTCAGACGCCACGTTATATTGATGATTGCAAACTTACCTTTGCAGCATTTCTTGCCTCTTCAGCatcatagaaagtgtacagctgcagaaaagattacgaattttcaattctttagtcAGCTTTGTTAAGTTTACAGAGTGTGGACCTCACGCGATAACTCACTACAGAAGCATCAAATATGAGAACATCAGCTATTCCGTGTTCTGAAAAGCGTGAAAATCACTCATCCGGTCACATGAAAATTATGCGTGGCGCAAGACATACTGACATCGAGTAAAAGCACCCAACcttctaccttcccactcattttgctaaaacCATTTTGTACATTTATTCAAAATGCAGAACAATTACAACAGGTGTTTCAAGTATTACGCGATACATTTCAGATATCATTATATCAATCAGTGTTTTTGCTGTTAATGCACTATCTTagtgtacacaattgtgtgcaCGAAGCAATACGCTTCTCACAGCACATGCAAGATTTGCTAGTGCTTCGTGAAATCTtttcgtaaagaaaaaaaaaatgagaggcgCAAATTTAAGAAATCCTCAAGTGCGACCCAAAGCATCTTTACATAGGCCGACGAGGACGACACCAGCATCAGTGGAAGGGAATTCCCAAGGTCTACACGGTGTCTTCTTCTGTTCGATATTTGTTTAGTTTAGTTCATCGTTGACATGGTGACGTAATgatgacagcttttttttttttggcatggcGTACAGACGCACACAATGAGAACCGGAAGAATCAGCTccaaatgaaataaataaagaaaaaaaaagatcttcgATGTATCAAAATGAAACCCGAACGTTGCCGGAATGATGGTTGGTTTGGAGCATAATTTCTGACGTGGGCACGCGCTTCCGTCGGGGCTCCGCGAAGACGACGCCCCTTGTCAAAAACGTGCGCTAATCGGTGGGAAGCCGTCCAGCATTGTTCATATACTCAGTCCCGTCGGTATCAATCTTCTTTTCACGCACTTGTTTTGCCTACACGCGTCTTCTCAGCGGAAGTGGTGCCTTACACGTCCGCTCCTCTTTGTGttgtttcgtttttgttttgtttttccagcACGCAGCTTTGAGCAGACGAGAACGCAACGTACGTCAACCGTGCAGCTTTTCACCTTGCAGCGGCCTCGCGTTTCGCTAGCGCGAGTCAGTCGGGCGCGGCGCGAGCGATCGGCTGGGGTCACTCGCGTTACGAACGCATCCAGACAAACACAACGCACGCACTGAAAACAGACACAAGGCTTCTCCTGTCAGCTGTGCAACCATTACGCCACCGCCTGCCGAGCACGTAGGCACCTACACGCTGCTGTTCCTTCCGCGCTCGCAACTCGGTGAAGGAGCGAAAATAAATTAaggaagagagggagagggaaagaaaaaaaaggaggacagCTTGTTACTTTTTGTCCCAGAATTGAACAGGCACCGATTGGTGCCTATATAAAAGGGCGCGCAATCAGATCGAGCGTGTTTCCGCCGGCGGGAAATTTTCTTGCTGCTGCCCCGAAAAGCCCAGCGCACGCACGCAAGGCACCGCTCGAAGTTACTCGTTGGTAATGGAGCATAGGCTAGACCAGACACAGACGGCGCCAGGGCAATGGGAATAACAGACTCGAGAGAGGGAtggagggagaggggggaggtCTGTCGGGACGGAAGGACTCGAGCGCAGTGGGACAATGAACAACGGGAAAAGAGAAAGGGGGCCTGTATGATGTGTCTGCTGGTTGCGGCGGTGGTGCTGGTTCGGTCGCTTAGACGGAGAgttgcgcggcggcggcggcgggagaGTGCTTCCACCGGCCACTCGCACGCTGCACTGAGATGCAGTGTAACCCGCAATTTATCCTCGTTTCCGCCTCCAAGCGGTGCGGAAGGAAAACCATTGTACGCTCTCGATCGCGGGTTGCACAGTGAAACGAGCAGCGAGGGGCCTACGTGATCGCGACCAAGGATCGGCCTGCTGGCTGACGCGTTCGACCTCTGCGCGGATTAGAGGCCGCCGCAGCTGCCGCGGCTGTTAGCGGTCGCGGCCTGCCGCGTTTTTTGTTCTTAACGGCGGCTTGACTAGTACGCGCCACCGCTCACGtaggcagcggcagcagcggcagtgtaTAACGCCAGAGAAAACAGCCCCATGAATATTCAGCGGCGCCGTTTACACCACCCCCGTATTTGCACGTTAGCGCGCCGCATGGTGGCTAAAGGGAAACAAACAGCGTCGCTTGAAGCAAGCGCTGCCTTTTACGAGGAAATAAAAAGTAGCAGAAGGGAAACACAAGAGGTGCATAAATCGATTAAAAAAAAACCCCAACGATGTGCTCAATGAGCGAATAACACGGTACTATCTTAGGTTTGGAATGTCACGTacgcgtctttctttttccttttttttctcaccaGAGTAAACGCCCACCACGGCGTTTTTTACGAGGAAGATATATAACTCATCGGCCATCATCACCTCGTGTGCTCGCTCGTAGGCAAAAgaatacacgagaaaaaaaaaaaagcaccggcGGAAATTAAGGACAACGTGCGACCTTCTCTTGTGACATTCACCCTGTCTGCGCTGAATCGCGAAGCCCCACCCATCCTATTTGCGTCaggaagcaaaacaaaagcacAACGGCAAGAACACAATTAAATTACCGCGGCTTCGCTAATGAGGTGGTTTCGTAAGCGCTCTCGGtacgaaatgtaaaaaaaaaagcagattgaCCAACCATGCTTTTCCCTACGAGCGGACGCCTACACGCACGTGTCCTTCAACAGCCGACTTCGGCTTCTGCGAggctggcgccgccatcttggactGCTGTATTTTGGGGGGCCTTCTGAGTGCAGCACTCAACGTACGCTGTTATCGTCAATCCGTGGGCAAAAAAATACCCGCGCGGACCTGTCTGACGTAGAGCCTACTTCCACCACGATAAAGCAACGAGAAAGTGTTCGTATATACCGACTACCACGTTCTATTTAAAAATGTGTTTCGACGCTATTGCGCTCATCCAGTGCCTAAGCTAAAGTACACACGAAACGCCATTTTGACTCACTGAGTTTAATTTCCCAGAGCAACATCTGGCCTGCAAGAGGCGTCGCCATTTGAGGGCTCCGGGTCAATTTAGAGCATCTGGAGTCTTCTTTAATGTTTAGTTacatctaagcacacgagcgtcTCTACAATCCACGACAATCGGAACTCAGGCAACGAGACTGGGGATCGAACCCGCGTCTTCGCGCTATATGTAGAAGAAGAAACGTAGCCTCTGAGCTGCCGATGAGGGTAAAGATAACTTTCAAATAAAAGGTGACACGAAACAGTGTGATACACTCTCACTAGAATGCGATGCAAAGCACGGTATCTCTAAGCGTCGGCGAGCATACAAGTGCGCTTCACTTCGCTTGAATGAAAGGAGCAAAAACAATTATGCCCAGTGAACTGATCTGCGTTGTAAATGGCGTAAGGATGCCAATCGTGTATAAATCCATGtgattttcgttttgttttcttggCTCCCTATCGATCCTGCTTCGGTAGAGCTCCGGATGCGCGAGCCCTTCGCTTTTCCCCCTCGCCGCCTCCTAAGCCGGACAAGTTTTAAACTTCTCCTTAACGCGTGCGCGTATACACCCCCCTGAAAGTGCCCGCGCAGGAGTGGGggcgaaaaaggaaaaagaaaaacccaAGTGCGCGACACGAAAGCGAGAAAAACTTGAATTGCCGCACCCTTTCAGATCGTTGAAAAATCTGACTGCAACTGGACTCTGCCGACGTGAGGCCACGCTGCTTTGTCGGCCACGGCTAGGAGGGGCCTTTACGAAGCCTTGTTTTTCGCGTTGGGACGGCCGACAACGCCACGCGCGATGACTGCGGTTGCGAGGAGACCCTTCAACGCGTTCTTTGCGACTGTCCTCGCTGCAGTACATGTACCGAGACGATAGTTCGCAACTGCGCTAGGTCGCTTTGATCAATGACCATTATCGGAGCGAACCATTTTGGAATACCGACCTCATAAGACATCGCAGCAGAGTGCGACGCAGGCACTTTTACAGTTGTTAAGGACCACATACCTGTTGCACATAACAGTTTTAGCCTGAATTGGTGTTCACTGCGCTGCACGTGATCACGTGCAGTGATCGTGACCAGCTGTGATCGTGTGTCTGTGCCATCTCTCCGTACTTTCTTCTTATCTTTCGACCTCCGCCTTCCATGTTCGGCagcgtagggcagcaaaccggatttTGCTATCTGGTCAAGCTCGCTGCCTTTCTTCTCTCATCCTTCGCTCTCTTTCTGATTACGACACCTAAAACTTCAATTGCTTCTCACGTCAGTGTGGTCTGTCACCCTTTCGAGGGTACGTGACTACGATTTTTCGAGAGTATGCTGACAGTTGTACGCAAATTTTAACTTCTGTCTAGCCCTCAGGCTAATCGTGAGCTTTGGTTAATTCGTACGCATGGAAgaggcggaaaaaagaaaaagaaggtaacTACGTGCATTTTAATATACATGTCTCTCAGGAATGCAGCACTCGCATCTCAGAAATGCCACCAACGTGCCGCTCTGTCATCTCGTCTACACTAACATATGCAGAACGACACAGTGTGTGGTTTTTTTATACGAGGACAACGCTGTATGATTGAACAGTGATCTGGAGTAAAATGTTAAGCTTGTAAGCTAACCTGTCCGCTTagcattacacacacacactctctctctctctctttcgctctctctctctgacctGAGAACATGAAAAATTTAAATTACCGCGTATTGGTAGTAGCTTGTAGGACACTGTTTTGAATGCGTACGGTGCATGCGCGCGTTTCTGTAGAAATATATTTCCGTGCGATTATGGGGTCTAACGCCTCGAAACTGCACAGCGTGTCATGAGGGATGTCGCAGTGGAGTGCTCACTATTAATTGTGAAGGTTCATTAACACGCACCGAAACCTAGTCAAGCGAGCGTTCCTGCATTTCGCCCCTaaccgaaatgcggccaccgcggcctgGTATCGAACCCGCAAGCaagtgctcagcagcagaacgttaCAGTTAGTGCGCCAACGCGGCGGGCCTGTATAAAATTTATTACGAAGTGGTAGTTTTGCTGCATAACGAATAACATATATGAGTACTGGTGCAATAAGGCGCCAATATGATGTAAGTTTCGTAACTTTTTCAAGtgtgaacaacaacaaaattacGAAACGCATTCACTTTTACTTTTGGAGTCCGGACCTCCACGCGCAGTCGGTAACGCATGAAAGCCTGATGAGAGACAGCGTTCGGTCCTTCTTTTCCTGCTTGTGACGTGCATCTCTGCCAGGCTTAACAGGAAGTGGGTTTACGCatgcggaaaaaaacaaaaccATCGCGGTGACTACGTGCTGTGCGTACGTCGCTTTATTTGTTCATAAGCGGTCGACAAAATGTCATTCGGTCAATGCACTGCGTTGTGCTACAGTTTTGCGCTTACCTCGTTTCGCATTGGTCTTAATTTCGAGCTCAATactgtagctttttttttatagTCAACCACACTGTGCTCTTGAGGACGTACGTGCACGGTTGCCTACGTGAGCCGCAGGCTCAATTCGGGGAAAGGGatttttattgatttattattcttttttttgttgaacGCTCAGCGTCTGGCGGATTTCCGCGGCGAGGCTTGGCTGAAAGCACTGCTTCAACATTCCATTCGCGTTCAAAAGACCATACACAAACTAGCGACTTTTTTTCACATGATATCTGCGCCATGCAGCCTACTACTCCGCGGCGCAAGATTCATTATGAAGGACAGCTGTAGATCTGAAGCAGAGAGTGTGGGTAGGGCAGAGAATTCACACCAACGAAGCTCTGACAACATACAAAAGAGAGACAAAaggaaggggaaaggcagggaggttaaccggatgggtagatccggtttgctagAAAATACAAAAATAATTAGGTGGCTTACAAGCCCGAATACGCACAAACAGAGCGTCATTGTAAACTTGGAAGCTGTAGTAGGAAAACGGGGATACTGTGAACTAAATGTTTTAATGAACCTAGGTCATGAACACACaagtaaaaaaaacagtgaaagaAAGGCATTTTGGCTTTATACAAGTAAATCGCTTTGCTTTTCGAAGCTAAAGCTTGTGCTTCAATACCTAAACGCCGCAAGCAATAACTTGAACATTCCAATGAGAGGGTGGCCCTCGCTTCGAGAACAAGGAAAGCATAAAACGCCTTAAACTGCGTAAAGTTCTCCAccgacataataataatatttggggttttacgtgccaaaaccactttctgattattaggcacgccgtagtggaggactcaggaaattttgaccacctggggttctttaacgtgcacctaaatctaagcacacgggtgttttcgcattccgcccccatcgaaatgcggccgccgtggccgggattcgatcccgcgacctcgtgctcagcagcccaacaccatagccactgagcaaccacggcgggtcccacCGACATGAGTTACGCTTAATAACAATCAAGAACTTACGCAGCCTAAGAAAATAAACTTGAAGTATTAATGTCCTGAGAAACCAGATAACCGATAACCTGGATAGAGCGACAAAGTTGTCTGTATGCATATGAAGGACACCTACCACGCTACTCGAGTTTAAAAGTTAACGCTCATTTAAATTCCTAGTTGTTGAACTAGAATTCCGGCTACTGATTACAAATTCTATCACTCGTCCTCCAACAATTCACCTACTTGCATCCTGCACTAGTGCCGTCAGAAAGCCGCATACGTGTCAGTTTTCGTCCGTAAATAAGACGCTATGACAAATCGCTGAACTGACAACAGTCACTATCAAGGCAGCAACCATCGCTGCTTTTTTGGAGGCGAAATTGCGTCAGTCCACATGAACGCGAGTCGCGCATGTAGTGAACAATGGAAAATCTATGATACTCCTGCTGAAATCCAGAGGAAAAATCACAGTATGGCCCGTCATGTGATGCGTACAGCTGGCAACCAAAATTCTGTTATAACCAATGTGGTGTTTTGTTTTGGCAACTAATTGCTGAGGACTGAATGTCATGGGAAGGAAAACGAAGCTGGTGACGACCGCGTAATATACATACCAATGAGACAAGAAGGCTAGTGTAAGCACGTCCAGTAGACTTCGTGCAACAGACTGTTTGACATGGCCAACTCTGTGGCAGGTCCCGAGCTTAGGTCAGCGGTGACCTGCAGGCGCTTGGGTCACGTCAACCCTACGACGAGCGTAGCGCTACGTACGTTTTCTCGGAGACGCGGCCGCCGCGGGCCCGCCGTACGGTACCTTCGCCTGGGAGCGCGTCAAGTCCAGCGCGCTCGCACGGGAGCAACCAGGCGCAGAGCACCGCGCAGGAGCCGAACCACGTCTCTCCTCGCGCGGCTCCCTGTCGTCGTGCGTCGGAGCAGCTGCCGGTTTCTCGCGACGGGAGCCTCCTCTTATATCGGCGGCGACGCAGGTGCAGGGCCCGGTTTTATCAGGCGGTGCACGGCTGCACTGCTGCTGCCCTGCGCGGGCGAGAAATGGCTCTTGCCTGCGACGAACCCTCGCTCTTTAATGATCAATAATCGCCCAGCGTCGCGGCACGCAGCCTTGACACCGGAGAGAGCTAAGTGCCGGGTTGTTTGCCTAAGCCGACCAAACTATCAGTGAACGTAAGAACAAGTGTACGGGAACGGAGGGCAAAACCAGCCGGATGAATTTCCGCGTGAGTAGCTCGAGTTAATCGCCGCTGTCCGTAAACGTACGCTTGTAGAGGCGATGGCTCGCGCGTCTGATATAGAGTTAAGAAAAGGAGGGGCCTAATTAAGGTTGTCAACACTGACGGTCAGACAaaaagcgagaacaaaaaaagaaggaaaagaaagaaaaagaaacccgaAAGTTGCTTGGTATGAGCGCATGTCAATGTGAGGGTGCGAAACAGGCACATATTAGAAAGAGCCGCTGTCCGGTTTATGAATTCAAGTCACGGATCCACGCTTCTCTTGATCCAATTGCATAATATTCAGAGATTACTTTCCTATACTCTACATATGTTTGGTCAGAAATTAGGAATACGTTTTCAAGACGGCTCAAATGAGTTGTGTGACCAAGAAGACCTTACGCGTACTTTCTTCACGTGCGCTAAGAAAAGCGACCCATATTTCATTCTGTGAGGCGATATCTCCAATTTCAACACCGATTCGCGGCTACGAGGAATAACAAATCGCTGCCGACGTTCTTCGAATCGCAGCGTTCCACGCCGGAGAATCTGTGAACCAAATTAGGAAACGGGCTCGCCTTAGTGGCCGCATTTTCGCTTTCTCGCGCTCGTTTTTGCCGGAAAACTAAAACAAACACATTCGGCGAGGGAGGCGGAATTTCCTCGGAGAGGGGGAGCGAAGAAGCGCGTGGATTCAGTGCGACCACCGATGGCCGCTCCGGACACGTGACTCATTCGGTGTTACAGCATCACCGAGGAAGAAGAAGCCGCAGAGGAATCGCGGAAGAAGTGGGAGGGGTGACCCCGGAGAGAAGTTGTAACGCGTTCCTCTCGGCTGGCGCGGTACGCCGAAGCggacgcacgcgcgcgcgacacACGCGGCTTTGACGCGCGCGTCGACGTCTCGCTCTCGCGACGGCCGCACCAGTGCGCGGGGAAAGAGCCGCGCGGGGGAGGGTGAAGACGAAGGGGTTGCAGGGGCGGCCCAATCGCGAGGCGGCGCGCGGGGGAAGGGGGTAGTGCGCTCGCGCGGCAAAGGGGAGCTTTCAAAAGCGGCGCCGGCTCAGGGGCCGTCAGGCTGTGCAGTGCTCCGCGGTGCCGCGATGATCATGCATGCCGCTGCCGGGATGCCGGAACCTGGTCGTGGTGCTCCTCGCGATGCTCCTTCTCCTTCTGGTCGCCGCCTCGCCGAAGGCGCGCGCTGCTCCGGCGGCGGCGTCGTCGCGCGGCGTCGACGCCAGCGCCGAAGATTCCGACGACAACGCGAGCAGCGACAGCTCGCAGGAGACGACGGTGCGCCGGCTGCGACACGGACGGGCGCGTGCCGCCGCGATCGCTGCTAGTGCGGACGCCGATGAACTGGGCGAAGGCTCCTCCTCGTCTGAGGAGCAGgacagtggtggtggtggagggATGGTGGCCGACGACCCGAGCGACGCCAACGAGGCCGTCAAGCACCCGCGCGGCACGAGCCGCTACCTGCAGCTCTACTGCCGCACCGGATACAACCTGGTCATCCACGCCAACGGGAAGGTCAACGGGACCAGGGAGGACCGGAATCGATACGGTCAGTGCACGGCTCTGTGCTCCACCGCAGTTCTCACTCTGAGCACCGGTGTGCAGGTCGCTTTGATATTGTGCGCTGAATTTCCGCCGACCGCCGCCGGTCCCGCCGAAGAAGCCGACTGACGAATGCCGCGACAACCAGCATGTGATAGCGCGGAGGAGGTGGCGGTCGTCTGTGTCAATGCTTGACGCAGTTGATTGCCGATCTGCATCacgtttttttctcttctttatcCAGTGTTGGCCTTGATGCATTTACGCTGCATTGGCTACTTAGCTTCTCGTCGCAATAATTACTCATGACCAGTCAGCTATATCTTCTTTGCGCATCCATATATTTCAGCGCCCACTGAGCACAACAGTGGATCGAGGCCGTATGCCTTGACTGATACTGATACGGCCAAGATTAGCTGTAGAGCTCCACGTTCGCCAGATTACGACGTAATACTGACAGTAGTAGAATTCGAAGcgaagttttttttatttcctccgACAGCAACTTGTCGGCATCAATAGACGGAAGTTACGATAAATTGGTTCTCGGCGTGCCCTCGTGGGTCCTCTTTGGAGTTCATCCTGACGGCAGTTGTCGCCGGTCTCGATCGTTCGCCGGTGACCCCTCGCGTCTCCCCGGCTGTTTTATCGCTCTCGCTGCGACGGCACCTTGGACGCTCCCCTGCAGCACGTAGCACGCAGCCAAATGCCGACGCTCGTGGAGTTAGACCAGTTCTCGTTCTTCAATTTTGCTTCCCCTGCGCCTTCTTTATTGTTGCACCGCATGGCTTTCGCGTTGTGCGGTGCGGCACGCCTGCCTTCCCCCcctccagcgttatttaattttttttttgcttctcattTGTGAGGCGAAGCACGAACGGCGCTCAGCTACAAACTACGGTACGAAGACTACGGCGAAAcgatttctttttaatttaatCGTGAACCTTACCACTTGGTATAGGAACGAACTCAATATGCTCACCATGTGCGCGCGACCCGGGATGCCTGGTTTGCGCGCGCGTAGTCCGGAACTGTTCATGAGAACTCGCGCGAGCGTTTTATGCTTATATTGCTGGTaggcgtgcatatatatatatatatatatatatatatatatatatatatatatatatatatatatatatatatatatatatatatatatatatatatatatatatatatatatagggagagagagagagagagttgggcTTCTATCCAAAGTGAAAGCTTATGCCTGGACACCGGGGCGGGTCTACACACAATCGTCGCCTTAGGTATATAGTAGCGAGTTGGTGACCCTGCCTGGCGAGTCGAGCAAGGTCGGCGCGCTCGCTTTCAAAGGAGGATGCATTGCGTGCCGTCACTTGAAATGGCGCTCGGCTGAACTAGTTCGCCGCGTTTTATTACTCTGTGCATATCCCAGAGGCGGTAAACGGAGACGAGGTGACCTCAATACATGCTAACCTGACGACGGCGCACGTCACCTGCACGCGTCCTAACCTTATTGCTTGAAGCGACCTGCGGCGTTTTACGGCTAATTTAGGCTGTCAGAATTCCGAGTGACGTGCTTCGGTGTCCAGCCCAACGCGAGCAACAGTGAGGTTTCTCGGCGTACTGACGTCAGCGTGTTACGCAAACTTTAGCACGCACTTTACTAACTTCGTTGTTTGTTCTTGCTTACACatgtttccccccccccttttttttttacaactgtCAAACTCTTTTATTGTGTACGGAACGGTGATGCAACATTTTTCACATATACGTCTATGCACCCGTTTCattttttgctctttttttttcaactattgATTACCCGCGCGAAAAGGTCGGGAAATCCCGATGGTCCCATTTTGCTACGAGGGCTCGGGGAGGTCGTGGCATCGGGGAGAGTGCTTTCATAGGCGTCGGTCATGTCGAGCAGAGTCCATTAGTTACCTCAGCGCTACGAATGCGAGCCGCTGAAGCAGAAAGTACCGACGAAGTGGAGCTTAAGATGAGGGAGGATCGGGGTCGGGCGGCTTATCTTTGATGAATGGCGCAAATACAATTTACCGACGGCAGTTATCGTGACACGTGTTTCAAAACTGATAGCAATCCGCGCTTTCGCTGCATTGGCAGTCCCTCTCCATATCGCCGACGCcttttcatttcattatttcattccTGAAGCAGAGGCTATCTGGTGTCCGCGACGCAACCTCTTTACGCACTCTATAACGCAGCAGCTACTCCACGTGTTCGGGATACAACGCTGTGTATCGTGCCAGCGTTCGCACAAATGCTTTTCGTTGTACGCCCGGTTCCGATCATACAGTTGGTAATTTGGCCTGTTTCATCAAAGCGGGCGATGGAGAACTAACTCCACGGGTGAGGTGCATCAGAAGAACGGGAAGGGGAGAGGAGGAACTGCTGACGGACAAGAATGTGTTCGAGAAGAGACGCGGCTGTTACGAAAACCGCAGGTGTATGTCATAATCACTTATGAGGACTACGTTTATTTTCCAGAAAATCTTCTTTAGATAGCGACCGTAGTGTCGTATTTTGAAGCACACACTTCTGAAGTTGGTGATAACAGTAATTATCTATTTTCTGACATTCATGCACGTCGATGTTTTGCTCTAGTTTATTCTCTCGACATCGCTTCTTTCCGTCGAGCGAGAGGCTGAAGACTTTGCCTCCCATTAATGCGTTTCTTGTTCGTTTAAATATTTCTATAGTCTTGCTTTGTTATCGCAACAACTTTTGCCAGAACGACTTCGTCTTTGGCACATATTTCTGAATCTGGCGCAAATGCTGCTTATAGCCGCTTAATGCTAAAGAATCTTTGGACGTGAATCtggcatggtgttgggctgctaagcacgagatcgcgggagcgaatcccggccacggcggctgcatttcggtgggggcgaagtgcgagaACACGCATGTTTACTGCGGtgttcctcataatcaaatcgtggcacgtaaaactccgtaCTCTATCCGTGACCCTGGTGTCATTTGACCTGTCGTTCTTTGTCTCGTGCCGCTTTTCATTTGACTCGTTTATCGTATACATAACGGTGATGCAATATTTCGCACATACGCTAATGCAGCCGTTTTATATCCATAATATATCCGTGACCCTGGTGTCATTTGACCTGTCGTTCTTTGTCTCGTGCCGCTTATCTTGTTGATACAGGAGGGCGCAGTTCTCGTAAGTATCTCTGAGCCGACCTACTTCTCAATTCTAGGTAGCATTCTCAATATACCGAACACACCGGGCATCTTCGCGTCCTTTCCGTTGGAACCTCCGGGGGTTAAACCTGCGCGTGAGACCCAAGGAACGACAA
This window contains:
- the LOC135915295 gene encoding fibroblast growth factor 9-like, which translates into the protein MPLPGCRNLVVVLLAMLLLLLVAASPKARAAPAAASSRGVDASAEDSDDNASSDSSQETTVRRLRHGRARAAAIAASADADELGEGSSSSEEQDSGGGGGMVADDPSDANEAVKHPRGTSRYLQLYCRTGYNLVIHANGKVNGTREDRNRYAVLEMNAVAVKLYSIRGVASKRYLCMNRKGQLSGQKRRSEKCIFQLTELPNSYTTFSSMRYSRGTRWRWYLSIGKNGHVKRGRRPRQKGTNFLPRSVKDFKP